The Odocoileus virginianus isolate 20LAN1187 ecotype Illinois chromosome 12, Ovbor_1.2, whole genome shotgun sequence genome has a segment encoding these proteins:
- the KMT5A gene encoding N-lysine methyltransferase KMT5A isoform X2 encodes MARGRKMSKPRAVEVAAAAAAVAATAPGPEMVERRGPGRPRTNGENVFTGQSKIYTYMSPNKCSGMRSPLQEENSVAQYEVKCQGKPLAGIYRKRDEKRNSGNAIRSSMKAEEQKIKDARRGPLAPFPNQKSEAAEPPKTPTSSCDTPNAAAAKQALKKPIRAKQAPRKKAQGKTQQNRKLTDFYPVRRSSRKSKAELQSEERKRIDELIESGKEEGMKIDLIDGKGRGVIATKQFSRGEFVVEYHGDLIEITDAKKREALYAQDPSTGCYMYYFQYLSKTYCVDATRETNRLGRLINHSKCGNCQTKLHDIDGVPHLILIASRDIEAGEELLYDYGDRSRASIEAYPWLKH; translated from the exons ATGGCTAGAG gcaggaagatgTCCAAGCCCCGCGCGGTggaggtggcggcggcggcggcggcggtggcagCGACGGCCCCGGGCCCGGAGATGGTGGAGCGGAGGGGCCCGGGGAGGCCCCGCACCAACGGG GAGAATGTATTTACCGGGCAATCAAAGATCTATACCTACATGAGCCCGAACAAATGCTCTGGAATGCGTTCCCCCCTTCAGGAAGAGAACTCAGTTGCACAATACGAAGTCAAATGCCAGGGGAAGCCATTAGCCGGAATCTACAGGAAACGCGACG agaaaagaaactctGGGAATGCAATACGAAGCTCCATGAAGGCCGAGGAACAGAAGATCAAAGACGCCAGGAGAGGTCCCCTGGCACCTTTTCCAAACCAAAAATCTGAAGCTGCAGAACCTCCCAAAACCCCGACCTCGTCTTGTGATACTCCCAATGCAGCCGCTGCCAAGCAGGCCCTGAAAAAGCCCATCAGGGCCAAACAGGCCCCCAGGAAAAA AGCTCAAGGGAAAACCCAGCAGAATCGCAAGCTCACAGATTTCTACCCTGTGCGAAGGAGCTCCAGGAAGAGCAAGGCTGAGCTGCAG tctgaagaaaggaagagaatagaTGAGTTGATTGAaagtgggaaggaagaaggaatgaaG ATCGACCTCATCGACGGCAAAGGCAGGGGCGTCATTGCCACCAAGCAATTCTCCCGGGGTGAGTTTGTGGTGGAATACCACGGGGACCTCATCGAGATCACCGACGCCAAGAAGCGGGAGGCTCTGTACGCCCAAGACCCCTCCACGGGCTGCTACATGTACTATTTTCAGTATCTGAGCAAAACCTACTG cgTGGATGCAACCCGAGAGACGAATCGCCTGGGAAGACTGATCAATCACAGTAAATGTGGGAACTGCCAAACCAAACTGCACGACATCGACGGCGTGCCTCACCTCATCCTCATCGCCTCCCGTGACATCGAGGCCGGGGAGGAGCTTCTGTATGACTATGGGGACCGCAGCCGGGCTTCCATCGAAGCCTACCCCTGGCTGAAGCATTAA
- the KMT5A gene encoding N-lysine methyltransferase KMT5A isoform X1 codes for MGEGGAVGRRRPFPGAPRRRWWRRQQQQQRQRQRWWPGRGGEGEGRAAMGLAGLQENVFTGQSKIYTYMSPNKCSGMRSPLQEENSVAQYEVKCQGKPLAGIYRKRDEKRNSGNAIRSSMKAEEQKIKDARRGPLAPFPNQKSEAAEPPKTPTSSCDTPNAAAAKQALKKPIRAKQAPRKKAQGKTQQNRKLTDFYPVRRSSRKSKAELQSEERKRIDELIESGKEEGMKIDLIDGKGRGVIATKQFSRGEFVVEYHGDLIEITDAKKREALYAQDPSTGCYMYYFQYLSKTYCVDATRETNRLGRLINHSKCGNCQTKLHDIDGVPHLILIASRDIEAGEELLYDYGDRSRASIEAYPWLKH; via the exons ATGGGGGAAGGGGGCGCCGTGGGGCGCCGCCGGCCCTTCCCCGGGGCGCCGCGGCGGCGCTggtggcggcggcagcagcagcagcagcggcagcggcagcgCTGGTGGCCGGGCCGCGGCGGCGAGGGCGAGGGGCGCGCCGCCATGGGCCTGGCCGGGCTGCAG GAGAATGTATTTACCGGGCAATCAAAGATCTATACCTACATGAGCCCGAACAAATGCTCTGGAATGCGTTCCCCCCTTCAGGAAGAGAACTCAGTTGCACAATACGAAGTCAAATGCCAGGGGAAGCCATTAGCCGGAATCTACAGGAAACGCGACG agaaaagaaactctGGGAATGCAATACGAAGCTCCATGAAGGCCGAGGAACAGAAGATCAAAGACGCCAGGAGAGGTCCCCTGGCACCTTTTCCAAACCAAAAATCTGAAGCTGCAGAACCTCCCAAAACCCCGACCTCGTCTTGTGATACTCCCAATGCAGCCGCTGCCAAGCAGGCCCTGAAAAAGCCCATCAGGGCCAAACAGGCCCCCAGGAAAAA AGCTCAAGGGAAAACCCAGCAGAATCGCAAGCTCACAGATTTCTACCCTGTGCGAAGGAGCTCCAGGAAGAGCAAGGCTGAGCTGCAG tctgaagaaaggaagagaatagaTGAGTTGATTGAaagtgggaaggaagaaggaatgaaG ATCGACCTCATCGACGGCAAAGGCAGGGGCGTCATTGCCACCAAGCAATTCTCCCGGGGTGAGTTTGTGGTGGAATACCACGGGGACCTCATCGAGATCACCGACGCCAAGAAGCGGGAGGCTCTGTACGCCCAAGACCCCTCCACGGGCTGCTACATGTACTATTTTCAGTATCTGAGCAAAACCTACTG cgTGGATGCAACCCGAGAGACGAATCGCCTGGGAAGACTGATCAATCACAGTAAATGTGGGAACTGCCAAACCAAACTGCACGACATCGACGGCGTGCCTCACCTCATCCTCATCGCCTCCCGTGACATCGAGGCCGGGGAGGAGCTTCTGTATGACTATGGGGACCGCAGCCGGGCTTCCATCGAAGCCTACCCCTGGCTGAAGCATTAA
- the KMT5A gene encoding N-lysine methyltransferase KMT5A isoform X4: MSPNKCSGMRSPLQEENSVAQYEVKCQGKPLAGIYRKRDEKRNSGNAIRSSMKAEEQKIKDARRGPLAPFPNQKSEAAEPPKTPTSSCDTPNAAAAKQALKKPIRAKQAPRKKAQGKTQQNRKLTDFYPVRRSSRKSKAELQSEERKRIDELIESGKEEGMKIDLIDGKGRGVIATKQFSRGEFVVEYHGDLIEITDAKKREALYAQDPSTGCYMYYFQYLSKTYCVDATRETNRLGRLINHSKCGNCQTKLHDIDGVPHLILIASRDIEAGEELLYDYGDRSRASIEAYPWLKH; encoded by the exons ATGAGCCCGAACAAATGCTCTGGAATGCGTTCCCCCCTTCAGGAAGAGAACTCAGTTGCACAATACGAAGTCAAATGCCAGGGGAAGCCATTAGCCGGAATCTACAGGAAACGCGACG agaaaagaaactctGGGAATGCAATACGAAGCTCCATGAAGGCCGAGGAACAGAAGATCAAAGACGCCAGGAGAGGTCCCCTGGCACCTTTTCCAAACCAAAAATCTGAAGCTGCAGAACCTCCCAAAACCCCGACCTCGTCTTGTGATACTCCCAATGCAGCCGCTGCCAAGCAGGCCCTGAAAAAGCCCATCAGGGCCAAACAGGCCCCCAGGAAAAA AGCTCAAGGGAAAACCCAGCAGAATCGCAAGCTCACAGATTTCTACCCTGTGCGAAGGAGCTCCAGGAAGAGCAAGGCTGAGCTGCAG tctgaagaaaggaagagaatagaTGAGTTGATTGAaagtgggaaggaagaaggaatgaaG ATCGACCTCATCGACGGCAAAGGCAGGGGCGTCATTGCCACCAAGCAATTCTCCCGGGGTGAGTTTGTGGTGGAATACCACGGGGACCTCATCGAGATCACCGACGCCAAGAAGCGGGAGGCTCTGTACGCCCAAGACCCCTCCACGGGCTGCTACATGTACTATTTTCAGTATCTGAGCAAAACCTACTG cgTGGATGCAACCCGAGAGACGAATCGCCTGGGAAGACTGATCAATCACAGTAAATGTGGGAACTGCCAAACCAAACTGCACGACATCGACGGCGTGCCTCACCTCATCCTCATCGCCTCCCGTGACATCGAGGCCGGGGAGGAGCTTCTGTATGACTATGGGGACCGCAGCCGGGCTTCCATCGAAGCCTACCCCTGGCTGAAGCATTAA
- the KMT5A gene encoding N-lysine methyltransferase KMT5A isoform X3, whose protein sequence is MSKPRAVEVAAAAAAVAATAPGPEMVERRGPGRPRTNGENVFTGQSKIYTYMSPNKCSGMRSPLQEENSVAQYEVKCQGKPLAGIYRKRDEKRNSGNAIRSSMKAEEQKIKDARRGPLAPFPNQKSEAAEPPKTPTSSCDTPNAAAAKQALKKPIRAKQAPRKKAQGKTQQNRKLTDFYPVRRSSRKSKAELQSEERKRIDELIESGKEEGMKIDLIDGKGRGVIATKQFSRGEFVVEYHGDLIEITDAKKREALYAQDPSTGCYMYYFQYLSKTYCVDATRETNRLGRLINHSKCGNCQTKLHDIDGVPHLILIASRDIEAGEELLYDYGDRSRASIEAYPWLKH, encoded by the exons atgTCCAAGCCCCGCGCGGTggaggtggcggcggcggcggcggcggtggcagCGACGGCCCCGGGCCCGGAGATGGTGGAGCGGAGGGGCCCGGGGAGGCCCCGCACCAACGGG GAGAATGTATTTACCGGGCAATCAAAGATCTATACCTACATGAGCCCGAACAAATGCTCTGGAATGCGTTCCCCCCTTCAGGAAGAGAACTCAGTTGCACAATACGAAGTCAAATGCCAGGGGAAGCCATTAGCCGGAATCTACAGGAAACGCGACG agaaaagaaactctGGGAATGCAATACGAAGCTCCATGAAGGCCGAGGAACAGAAGATCAAAGACGCCAGGAGAGGTCCCCTGGCACCTTTTCCAAACCAAAAATCTGAAGCTGCAGAACCTCCCAAAACCCCGACCTCGTCTTGTGATACTCCCAATGCAGCCGCTGCCAAGCAGGCCCTGAAAAAGCCCATCAGGGCCAAACAGGCCCCCAGGAAAAA AGCTCAAGGGAAAACCCAGCAGAATCGCAAGCTCACAGATTTCTACCCTGTGCGAAGGAGCTCCAGGAAGAGCAAGGCTGAGCTGCAG tctgaagaaaggaagagaatagaTGAGTTGATTGAaagtgggaaggaagaaggaatgaaG ATCGACCTCATCGACGGCAAAGGCAGGGGCGTCATTGCCACCAAGCAATTCTCCCGGGGTGAGTTTGTGGTGGAATACCACGGGGACCTCATCGAGATCACCGACGCCAAGAAGCGGGAGGCTCTGTACGCCCAAGACCCCTCCACGGGCTGCTACATGTACTATTTTCAGTATCTGAGCAAAACCTACTG cgTGGATGCAACCCGAGAGACGAATCGCCTGGGAAGACTGATCAATCACAGTAAATGTGGGAACTGCCAAACCAAACTGCACGACATCGACGGCGTGCCTCACCTCATCCTCATCGCCTCCCGTGACATCGAGGCCGGGGAGGAGCTTCTGTATGACTATGGGGACCGCAGCCGGGCTTCCATCGAAGCCTACCCCTGGCTGAAGCATTAA